A genome region from Euphorbia lathyris chromosome 4, ddEupLath1.1, whole genome shotgun sequence includes the following:
- the LOC136228006 gene encoding ethylene-responsive transcription factor ERF109-like gives MQKSTKRSKHTGAPATGFSISPPPFPPTRISPEQEFSIMVAALKNVVSGTTMTAEEFFQSHLPNPHPTPAAPASTSTSVLNPLLPPSDIDTCNVCKIKGCLGCNFFPPNQEESGKKGTRKRAKKNFRGVRQRPWGKWAAEIRDPRRAMRVWLGTFNTAEEAARAYDKAAIEFRGPRAKLNFPFPDNVSSGGGAAAVSLENPAPGNQEIRQENAGKRKDLETDMIMGTDKNWEKIGEEDIQEWMMMMDFNGDSSDSPGTSATIGNL, from the coding sequence ATGCAAAAGTCAACAAAACGTTCAAAACACACCGGAGCTCCGGCCACCGGCTTCAGCATTTCCCCACCACCATTTCCGCCGACGCGAATTTCGCCGGAGCAAGAATTTTCCATCATGGTTGCCGCTTTGAAAAATGTCGTCTCCGGTACTACTATGACGGCGGAGGAGTTTTTTCAATCCCACCTCCCTAATCCCCACCCCACCCCGGCGGCTCCGGCGAGTACGAGTACTAGTGTTCTCAACCCGTTGCTTCCGCCGTCAGATATTGACACGTGTAACGTATGCAAAATCAAAGGTTGTTTGGGGTGTAATTTTTTCCCGCCGAATCAAGAAGAGAGTGGCAAGAAAGGTACAAGAAAGAGAGCGAAGAAGAATTTCCGGGGAGTACGGCAGCGGCCATGGGGGAAATGGGCGGCGGAGATAAGAGACCCGCGGCGGGCGATGCGGGTTTGGCTGGGGACGTTTAATACGGCGGAGGAAGCGGCGAGAGCTTATGATAAAGCGGCGATTGAGTTCCGGGGACCGAGAGCGAAACTGAACTTTCCGTTTCCGGACAATGTGAGCAGTGGTGGTGGCGCCGCCGCTGTGAGTCTTGAAAATCCGGCGCCGGGAAATCAAGAAATAAGGCAAGAAAATGCCGGAAAAAGGAAAGATTTGGAAACGGATATGATAATGGGAACTGATAAAAATTGGGAGAAGATCGGAGAAGAAGATATTCAAGAATGGATGATGATGATGGATTTTAATGGAGATTCATCAGATTCTCCTGGTACTTCTGCTACAATCGGAAATTtatga